ATACGGAGTCCTTTAATTGGATTGTTATCGTTCACAATTAACATGAACCCGCTCTTAGCAATTTCATGAGGATGAATATTTAACTCATGCTTTGTAATAAGATCCTGCTCGCCCTGGGTTAACTCTCTCGAAATAATTATCAGCTCTACGCTATCAGTCAACAAGAAAGCGACTGCTTCGCGTGCTGATGTGCTCTGCACTTCAATATTGGCATCGGTATAAAGATGTTCGAATCTTTCCGCCAATCCGTTTGCAAGTGGAGCAACGGTTTCTGAAACTAACAACTTCAGAGTTCCTTTAGTTGGCGATTCTTTTTCTGAACCGGAATCGCATCCAATAATTATGAATGCTAGAAGAAAATATTTTAATAAATTATTCTTCATCATTAAAGGTTTGTTTGCTTTTAGTCCAAATTGTAACAGAGCGATAAACTCCATAAAGAATAAATACAATACCCGTGATAATTCTGAAATTAGATGGAACATAAAGGGGTAAAAGGAGCCCGGCAATAATTCCAATACCTGCAATAATAACTATTGCCGAAACCATATAACTGAAAATAATTAAAAATTTTGGAGGTTTACGATTCATAGTATTACCGGACTACTTTTACTTAATATTATTGTGGTTAGTTTTTTAGTTTGAATCTAAATGGGATCGAAACCCAAACAGCCACGGGACCATTATTCATAATTGCAGGAGTAAATACCCATTGCATAGCTGCGTTTACTGCAGCCTCGTTAAATATTTCGGCATCACTTTTAAGAACAACAGCTTTTTTAGCTTTACCTTCTTTATCGACCCAAATTTTTACCCAAACCGTACCTTCCATTTGTGCACGTTGAGCAAGTTCAGGATAAACAGGTGTTACTTGCTTTACAGGAACAGGAGATTTTTCAACCGGTACGAAGTCGGGTGGTGGACCGTCGTCTTCAATATTTATATCCTGTTCAATTTGCACACCGCCGCCTAAATCAACGTCGGAAATCGGAGCCGCCGCTTGGCTCATTTCGGTTTGTGTTGCAAAAGTTTGTTCAGGACTCACTTCAGCATCGGGAACAGGAACAGGAACACCTATCGTTGGTTTCGCAGTCGGAGCAGTTATAGCCAACGGAGGTGCAGCTTCAGTGTTAGTAATAGAAGGAGGCGGACCGAGTTCAGACAATTTAACAACACGCATTGTGTAAATCGGCTCGTCGTCTTGTCCGAGATATTCAGCAAGATAGTAACCACCTATAATACTGAGGTGAATTGTAACAGCAATAAGTAAAGCCATCCCCGAATATCGTCCTGATAAAGCACGAAGTTCTTGCATTCCATAGTGTAATGTCGCTGCAGTTTTAGTCATAATACTTCATCTCCTTTCTACGATGTAACTTTAGCGAGTACTTTCATATCGATTTCACCCATCGGAGCAATGCTGAACCGGTTAATACCGCTGACATTGAACTCATCTATGATGTCCACCATCATGTGGTATTTGCCTTTTCGATCGATTTTTAAAAGTACAGTAAGTTTCGGGTTTTGTTCGTATCGTTCTTTCATTAAAATCCTCAAATTGTTGAACTCAACTTTCTTCGGACTCTCGATACCCATATTCCAATATATAGCACCATCTGCTTTCACACGAAGTGTCATCAGATTGCTTTCAGCGATTTCCACTTTTACATCGGAAGATGGTGGTAAATTAATTTCCATCGTCTGTGGTTTAGTCATTGTAGTTGTCAACATAAAAAAGGTCAACAACAAGAATGCGATATCGACCATCGGTGTCATATCTATTTTTATACCAAGACGCCGGGGTTTTCGCTTCTTTCCTTTCTTTTTATCGTGCCCACGCGGGGCAGCAGAATCAACAGCACCCATAGTATATTTCCTTAATTATGTTCAAAATTAGTTATTAAATTAAAACGCGTAATCATAGTTTTCTGCAAAATATCCATAACATCTTCAGTCAATCCATAATTAGCGTCCTTATCACCTTTTACTACAGTTCTCAATTTTGGATTTGTAATACGAGCTCTGACGAGTAAATCAGCAAGGTCTTTTACTGTAACCTCAATACTTGGTGCCAATTTTGCCATATTCTCAGGCGTCTTGTATTGGTTTCGAATGTCGGCATGATAGTATTCCCAATTTCTTTTTACAACATCACCCAATACACGAAGTTTTGCATTTTGAGCATCTAACCCAAGAAATATTCGATCGTCATTTGTTAGTGTAAGCATCATAACATCGGACTCGGGTAGCTTGTATTGCGAATGAGAGAACGGCAATTCGATTACAACTTCTTCCGGTGGTTTGAACTGCGTAGTTAACATAAAGAATGTTAACAGAAGAAACCCAATATCCACGAAAGGAGTCATATCGATTCTTATGCTGACTCGTCCTTTCTTAATTTTTGGCATTGTTAATTTTCCTTATAAATTATTTGGAACGTGACATTAAGGTTTGAACAATATTGTAACCTGCTTCGTCGATCATGTAAGTGAAAGTATCGACTTTAGTTACGAAGAAATTATATGCAATAATACCTGCGATAGCTGCAAACAATCCACCGGCAGTATTGATAAGAGCTTCAGAGATACCAATTGAGAGCTGAATGGCATCGGGTGCACCTGCTTGGGCTAATGCACGGAATGCACGAATCATTCCAACGGTTGTTCCTAATAATCCAACCATAGTTGCCGTCGAAGCTATTGTTGATAATGCAATGAGGTTTCTTTCTAATACAGGCATTTCTAAAGAAGTAGCTTCTTCGATTGAACGTTGCACCTCTGCCATTTCTTTTTCGGCTTCCCAGCCCTTACCTTCTTTTGCAATTACTTTGTATCGTTCGAGACCGGTTTTCACAATATTAGCCAGCGACCCTCTTTGTTTATCGCATGCTGCAATAGCTGTATCAATGTTGCCGGCTTGCAAGTCGCGTTGTACTTGGCGGATAAAAGTTGCCATATTTCCTTTTCCTTTTGCTTTCCCTAACGAAAACATTCGTTCGAAAATATAAGTTACAACAAGAATTGATAACATTATCAGCATAGGTACGAAAACACCGCCTACATAAACAGTACCTAAAAGATTAGTGGGTTGATGACGGCTTGCACCATCCTTAAAATTTCCCGGATCGCCTAATACGAACATCCAAATTGATATCGATATTACAGCGGCTAGTACGAATACTATTGTTGAAAATAAATTTTGTTTCATTTTTTTTGGCTCCTAAAACGTTATTAGTTTTGTTAATTAATTAATAGTTGATAAAGAAAATTTTTCGATCGCATCTTCAGTCTTATTACAAATTTCGAAAACTTCAGTTAATTTAGTTATAATAAAAATATTTTTTATGGATTTTCCAAAATTAGTTAGAATCATCTCACCACCGTTTTTAGAAAACCTTGTATGAGCTGAAATTAAAGAGCCTAAACCAACACTTGTTAGTAAGTTAACTCTCGAAAGATCTATAACGAGATTTTTGATACCTTGTTCGATGAAATCGGAAACAGTTTCGCGTAAATCGTCAATCTCTTCTTCGCCTGTTAGTGAAGAGCGGATTTCGATTATACCGATTGACCCATCATTCAACGTTCTTATTTTAATAGACACTTTTGATCCATATATTCTACTCAATCATAATCGCAAAGGGAATGCCATTAGGTAATATAGCATTTTTTGATGTTATGGGGGAGTAAA
The Bacteroidota bacterium DNA segment above includes these coding regions:
- a CDS encoding TonB family protein, with the protein product MTKTAATLHYGMQELRALSGRYSGMALLIAVTIHLSIIGGYYLAEYLGQDDEPIYTMRVVKLSELGPPPSITNTEAAPPLAITAPTAKPTIGVPVPVPDAEVSPEQTFATQTEMSQAAAPISDVDLGGGVQIEQDINIEDDGPPPDFVPVEKSPVPVKQVTPVYPELAQRAQMEGTVWVKIWVDKEGKAKKAVVLKSDAEIFNEAAVNAAMQWVFTPAIMNNGPVAVWVSIPFRFKLKN
- a CDS encoding biopolymer transporter ExbD — protein: MPKIKKGRVSIRIDMTPFVDIGFLLLTFFMLTTQFKPPEEVVIELPFSHSQYKLPESDVMMLTLTNDDRIFLGLDAQNAKLRVLGDVVKRNWEYYHADIRNQYKTPENMAKLAPSIEVTVKDLADLLVRARITNPKLRTVVKGDKDANYGLTEDVMDILQKTMITRFNLITNFEHN
- a CDS encoding MotA/TolQ/ExbB proton channel family protein; this translates as MKQNLFSTIVFVLAAVISISIWMFVLGDPGNFKDGASRHQPTNLLGTVYVGGVFVPMLIMLSILVVTYIFERMFSLGKAKGKGNMATFIRQVQRDLQAGNIDTAIAACDKQRGSLANIVKTGLERYKVIAKEGKGWEAEKEMAEVQRSIEEATSLEMPVLERNLIALSTIASTATMVGLLGTTVGMIRAFRALAQAGAPDAIQLSIGISEALINTAGGLFAAIAGIIAYNFFVTKVDTFTYMIDEAGYNIVQTLMSRSK
- a CDS encoding biopolymer transporter ExbD; the encoded protein is MGAVDSAAPRGHDKKKGKKRKPRRLGIKIDMTPMVDIAFLLLTFFMLTTTMTKPQTMEINLPPSSDVKVEIAESNLMTLRVKADGAIYWNMGIESPKKVEFNNLRILMKERYEQNPKLTVLLKIDRKGKYHMMVDIIDEFNVSGINRFSIAPMGEIDMKVLAKVTS
- a CDS encoding STAS domain-containing protein; this encodes MSIKIRTLNDGSIGIIEIRSSLTGEEEIDDLRETVSDFIEQGIKNLVIDLSRVNLLTSVGLGSLISAHTRFSKNGGEMILTNFGKSIKNIFIITKLTEVFEICNKTEDAIEKFSLSTIN